From Chloroflexota bacterium:
CCCTAGCGCCACGCCGAATTCCGGGATATCCCGGGTCCACCAGGTGACCGGGTTGAACTCGATGCGGATGATCTCGCCGGGCTGCCAGCGGCTGGTGGGATACCAGACCAGGGCGGCCGGGGGTTCCGTGGTCGCCCCAACGACGGAGCCGTCCGGGTCGAGCTGAAACAGCGCGATCTGGTAGTCCGTCGTCAGCGGCCGCAGCGCCTCCATGTACAGCGTGTACAGGCGCTCGTCCCCGCGGCGGCCGCGGATGTCGTAGCCGTGCAGGCGCAGCGCGTCCCCGAAGTCGACCGTCAGGGGATATTCGGGGGCCGGGTCACGGACTCGCAGAAAATCGTAGAACGCGTCGGGGAGCGGCCGTTGCGGCGCGCCCCGGCGCAGCAGGATGTATCCATCCTCCGCAGCGACGAGGCCGAACTCGGGGCTGCCGACCACCTCGTCCCGCATCCAGGTCAGGAAGTTGTCCTTGTTGGCCGTGAACGTGGCCGCATCCAGCAGCAGATACTCGGTATTCAGCGAGTAGGGGAACAGGTTGATGCGATCGCGCTGGCTGAAGTGCGGGTTCAAGTTATGCTGCGCCGAGAGGCTGGCGTCGTCCGGGATCAGCCGGGCGATGTCTGCCAGCCGTCGGGCGTGCTCCGTCACCCGGGGCCAGACGAACCCTTCGGCCAGCGGGGTGAACCCGCGGTAGTAGTGATATCCCAGGGAGCAAGCCAGGACCCACAGGCTGAGGAGCGTGGCGATGCGGCGTGTGCGGCCTGGATCCCCCCGCCCAAGCCGGCGGCTCAGCCAGGCGGCTCCCATGATCCCGGACACGATCACGATGGGGACCAGCGGGGCGGCGTAGTGGTACCGCTCCAGGTAATGCATCTGCGGGTTGTCGCTGATGAGGTTGACCAGCAGGGAAGGGGCCAGCATGGCCAGGGTGGCCGGGCTGAGCAGGGAGAGCCACCCGACCGGCATGAGCAGCCGAAGCACATATTTCAGGTTGTCTCGGGTGAGCAGCCGGGCCAGCGTGAGCACCATGGGGGCCCCGCCCTCGCCCACCAATCCGGCCGAGTCGTAGTATTCCAGATACGGCGAGCGGCCGCTGGTGTTGTACATCGGCACGATCACGAAGGCCGCCACCAGGAACCAGACGACGCCGATGATGGCCACCGGGATCCCCAGTCGGGGCTTTCTTTGCACGAATGCGGCATACAGCCCCATCATGGCGACCAGCAAAGGCATCTCCTCCTTGGTGGCGGCGGCCAGCAGCGCGAAGATCAGGAACATGCGGGTGCGGCCGGAGAGCAGCCCGTAGGCGGCGAAGAGGAGCAGGCTGGCGGCCAGGGTCACCGCGTGGAAGTCGAAGCGGTTGGCGGCCTCCAGCGCCGGGAACAGCAGGTATGCGGCCGGGAAGACAACGGCCGGC
This genomic window contains:
- a CDS encoding DUF2079 domain-containing protein, whose translation is MRQPALLIVLLLMAAYMIFFSALTIARHEALQTNAYDLGNVDQAVWNTARGQPLAFTNWEGRAKTFKAGTRLAMHVEPIYFLIAPLYWIWSDPRALLVLQSVVIALGALPAYWLARDRLGDGLPAVVFPAAYLLFPALEAANRFDFHAVTLAASLLLFAAYGLLSGRTRMFLIFALLAAATKEEMPLLVAMMGLYAAFVQRKPRLGIPVAIIGVVWFLVAAFVIVPMYNTSGRSPYLEYYDSAGLVGEGGAPMVLTLARLLTRDNLKYVLRLLMPVGWLSLLSPATLAMLAPSLLVNLISDNPQMHYLERYHYAAPLVPIVIVSGIMGAAWLSRRLGRGDPGRTRRIATLLSLWVLACSLGYHYYRGFTPLAEGFVWPRVTEHARRLADIARLIPDDASLSAQHNLNPHFSQRDRINLFPYSLNTEYLLLDAATFTANKDNFLTWMRDEVVGSPEFGLVAAEDGYILLRRGAPQRPLPDAFYDFLRVRDPAPEYPLTVDFGDALRLHGYDIRGRRGDERLYTLYMEALRPLTTDYQIALFQLDPDGSVVGATTEPPAALVWYPTSRWQPGEIIRIEFNPVTWWTRDIPEFGVALGVYEGDDVWALGRRLPPQVITSRWQVRLPGERTLLQLATLRNRLWGAAEEVPPRQFTPPRMAHQVNADLGGQVRLLGYDVRPTKVRPGQELRVRLYWRARAPITQSYTVFVHLLDGENQVRGQRDSLPDRGLRPTYTWMPGEIVVDDVRFAVAPEASPGLYQIEVGMYLSDSGVRLPVTDANGAPQGDRVLLSQPITVR